CAACAGAGTTTTGTTACAATTTATATGAATTGTATATAGATCttccgctgcaaatagatgaaattgatgaaaattagtgtttctaaaattaaatttcgaaccaacgggagattttaattttaggaacattaattatgtgctatgatgttgtaatttttctgaccaacgttgataattgcaatgttatagttatggctttatgtgttatgtctattttctgcccaacggtgatgtagacttaatacataataattttaatgttaattttgttctcacaatacatgattatcttaggtggctactccttgatgggttacattaaagatattccgaccctgaaaggagataactacgaagaatggaaaagagaactcgaccttgcttttatcttgggagaggtggactgggtgttgactaccccatgtcctatagaacctgctgaaattttcagaggtgaaaaagagtcagatgctgaatggcaaaagagagagagggacaatgcttccctcatcatgtcgtatgacattgaGCATGCGAAATGGTCTTCAGCCAACAAGAATTGTTTGGCTGCGGTAAAGAACACGATTGAGCCAACCATATTGGGCTCAATCCCAGAGTATGACACTGTCTCTAAGTACCTCGAAAGTATAAAGAGCCAGTTTAGTGGTTCTTCAAAGTTTTATACGACACAGCTGATAAAGCAGCTTGTTACAGAGaggtaccatggaggtggtgtaAAATACCACATTCTTAGGATGAGCAATATGGCTTCCAAATTGAAGCAAAAAGATTTGGGCATCTcagatgactttctggtccatctggttTTGTCCTCATTGCCAAAGAACTTTGACAACCTTGTTGTCAACTACAAAATAAGTACAGAGAATTGGAATATTGAAGAGCTCATCtctaattgtgtgcaagaggaggaaAGACACAAAGAGACCAATGGTGACTCCATTAACCTTGTCAAAGATAACAAGGAAAAGAGCCACAGGTCACCCtcctcaaaagaaaaacagcctCAGCATCTGCCTCAGAAACAACAGTTTACAGTTGAGACAAGATCAGTGTCTACACTGCAAGAAGACAAGACATTCCAAGAAAGATCATCTTGACTTCCTGACAGtgatcatggcaaagaaaggtgagaacattattacatttgtaaagaatctcattatgattggttattctagatccacatggtggattgattctggagcaactattcatgtgtgtaattgtttaaagggaTTCCGTTCAATgaggactacgcaaagaagtgaaagatccattagagttgccaatggagttgaagcaaaagttgaggctgttggagatcttCGCCTAGAACTCGCGAATGGCTTCACACTTTTACTTCCAGACGTTTTTATGTcccttctttgcaaagaaacttGATAATAAGTGTATCCAAATTGGATTTTGATAGATATGATTGCCATTTTGGAAatggcaaatgtgaactatggtaTAATAATGAATGTATTGGTCTTGTGTTGCAAGATCAGCTTTATTtctttctgagaatgtgaatgttgtgtcctcgttgacaaaagaaaagaaagcgaacttctgatgtctcatcgaaattatggcactgtTGTTTAtgccatatttcgagggggagaattgagagactgGTTAAGAATGTAgttcttcctccattggagttctcagTTTTAGAACGATGCATACAATGTATAGAATGcatcggtgcccaaaacaccatatgagctatggatcctccgtgtgtgggggagTCCTGCAAAGGAtaaagtatttaacccaaaacagtaagctgccattttattggctaATTCTGAAAGATCAAAGGGTCAtcgtttctactgtccaaacagttatacaaagtttgtagaaacaAGACACGTcgtcttcttggaagacgaaatgattagggggagctcggtaattcgagaaattgatcttgaggagaggcgggtgtctgTACCCGCTCCGTCGACTCAGGAACCTTTCTAATGTTGTGCCAGCAATGCATGACGTTGCGGTACCAACACCTGTTGTTATCtctcctgtggcaacaatgaatgaaAGTGAAGAACCTATTCtacaggattcaacagaaatTATTGCCACATCAGAGGAGGAGCTGCACCAGCCTCAAACATATAATGTGCCAGAATAGGAGGCCCCTAGAAGGCCTGAAAGAGTCGCATATCGAGGATGATCCCATctcatatgaagaggccatgagaagccatgaaagatgaaatgaaatcaatgaaattaaatgatgtctgggatttagaagaaattcctaaaggagccaaaacagtaggctgtaaatgggtctacaaaaccaaatatgactccagagggaatatagaaaagtttaaagtgcgacttgtggcaaaaaggcttcacgcaacaagaagggattgattacaatgagacattttctccagtctcttgtaaagattccttcaggattataatggcactagtggcacattatgatttggaattacatcagatggatgtaaaaacAGAATTTCTAAATggtgatttggaggaaaaagtatacatggcgcaaccgaaaggttttgtcatgaaaggaaacgaaaatatgggatgccgtataaagagatccatttatggGTTAAAGAAAAGCTTCGAGACAATGctacttgaagtttgatggaacaataaagaaatttgggtttTCAAGAGAATGTAGAGGACAACTGTATTGATTCAAAGTTAAGAATGGGAGACTcattttcctaattctgtatgtagatgacgttctactggctagtagtgatgtcaATCTACTGCAGGAAATaaagaaattcttgtcctcaaactttgacatgaaagacctcggtgaggcttcatatgttttgggcatagagattcaccgaaatagaacaaagtatgcattgggattttctcaaaaggcatatatatagaaaaggtgttgaagaaattcaatatgtacagatgcagtgctacacctgctcctatagtcaaaggcgaaaagtatggggcatcgcaatgtcccagaaatcagtatgagctcaataaaatgaaaacaaagccatatgcgtcagctgtaggaagcctacagtacgcgcaagtgtgcacacgacctgacttggcatttgttaccgggTTATTTGGCAGATTTCAAAGTAATCCAGGCCTAGAGCACTGGAAATTGGTATAGAAAGTCTTGCGTgattgcaaggaacaaaaggcctcatCATGTCTTACAGAAAAGCAGAATCGCTCCAGATAGTGGGGTATTCGgattctgactttgcaaaagataatacaaagttaACATCGGGATACATGTTTACCCTGGCAGtaggagctatttcatggaaaagctcaaaacagacgaccactgcagggtctaccatgtatgccgagtttatagcatgccATGAGGCTacggggcaggtgaactggctaatgaagttcatacccggttttaaaggtggttgatagtattgagaaaccactaaagttatactgcgatAAAGAACCCACAGTAATGTACTCTCACAACAAttagtcaagtggtgctgccaaacacattgacataaagtactatgttgtgaaaGACAAAGTCTgggatcaaacaatcagtctTGAGCACATAAgaacagaaaggatgctcgcggatccgctcatgaaaggcctacctcccaacatgttcaaggaacatgtagcatgcatgggttttaagggaagccttatgaatcctggactatagggcccaaaagttaaagtatctgtttctgaatagagatgtgtatagtggctgtcgaatccatcggtaattaaccgtgacgatgaaacatgctctatatgtaaatctgtgatggaatagaaaaagctaaaggaaatagtgagatcaagggggagaatgttagatggatctccctccccttgagcccaatggctcaagggggccttgacccgcgccctgatcgggggcgcccagcccaatggctggtgggcccccgtcacactgtgccatataaagaggggtggaggacgggacggCATAACGACACAAggaacgaggttcgtcgccgccgccgccactccaccccaaaaaccctaaccgatcgagggggcgcagccagtgacgggaagactccaccgccgcgccacgacctcgccgggatcccctacgaccaccactgccgcgcagcaccgtcgccgtcacgaccgccatcgccgccgccgcccacgtcaagcagagcgacgacaacgacgatggctgGGACTTCCTCTTCATCCAACGCGTCAACCggtcacatccctaaaccctttcCCTTATTCTCTATTGTTGTTCAATCATCCAtcgcaaatagaaccacccgactagatctaaacctaggtgatccaataGACAACACTAACAGAAACTAGGCCCGTTTGGTTGTTCTCGAGCTCACAAATTAGTACTATTTCtttaaaaataacttttttttaattataaaacAACATATCAACTTTGTAGTGGGTACTTTATTGATGCCTtcaaaattatcataaacttAGAGTAAtccatcattaaaaaaaattaatcgtTTCGGCTATAACTAAGCTTATCATCAATGAGAAAATGATTCATgggtaaaaattttatatatgtattcttacCAATTTTATATAAAACTAATACGAAGTAATACACAACGGTAAAAATCAgctctaaaaattaaatttaacaaaGGATGGCGTGTGTTACATATTTCGCTTTTTTAACTTCCACTCCTATTATTTTTTGTGCGCTACCCAAACAGTTAaacgatattttttttttgcaaaatttgatagCAACGCTGTGTctgaaaaatcatattaaccattttcttaatttttagcTAATAATTACTAATTACTAAgtaatacttcctctg
The window above is part of the Oryza sativa Japonica Group chromosome 7, ASM3414082v1 genome. Proteins encoded here:
- the LOC136357180 gene encoding uncharacterized protein; protein product: MAGTSSSSNASTGGYSLMGYIKDIPTLKGDNYEEWKRELDLAFILGEVDWVLTTPCPIEPAEIFRGEKESDAEWQKRERDNASLIMSYDIEHAKWSSANKNCLAAVKNTIEPTILGSIPEYDTVSKYLESIKSQFSGSSKFYTTQLIKQLVTERYHGGGVKYHILRMSNMASKLKQKDLGISDDFLVHLVLSSLPKNFDNLVVNYKISTENWNIEELISNCVQEEERHKETNGDSINLVKDNKEKSHRSPSSKEKQPQHLPQKQQFTVETRSVSTLQEDKTFQERSS